DNA from Scheffersomyces stipitis CBS 6054 chromosome 1, whole genome shotgun sequence:
CTgtcttcaatctctttcGTCATCTCATCctgaaatttttcactccaGATTTTCCCATTAAAGAAGGTGTGTATGTCTTCTGAGGTGAAAGAGGTATCCAACTTTTTTGTTGGAACCCCGTCCGACGTATCTTGTGGTCTCTTGGTCATTTTTGAAGCGAGCCAGCAGTTGAAGCTGGAAAAATGTTACAACTCATCACCACTGAAATCGAACCAGAAAGTTATAATAAGCCCATCAAGTCGTAAGTGCCTGCACAGTGTTAGAGATGGACAACTGCATGTGCAGGTGTCTAAAATACGAGAGAAGCTTACAGAAAGATAATACTGAACTGCTGGGTCTTCTGTGTTTCCCGATAAAATAGACGCTAGTGTTGCAAATTAGCAATAAAAGTCACTAAAAAACGTGAATTTGTTATTCTTTGGTGATTGAAAAGCGATTCAAAAGGAGTTACAGTTGTCTTCTAGAGATCATTGAGACGACTTTCCGAAACTGGGAGGATGATCACAAAGCTATCATGGTCTCAGAAGAAGCTAAGTAATAGCAAATAGTTTCCTCTATTGCATTGTTGCAATGGAAAAACTCTCAGATTTACTATTTCCATtacatcttctacttccaaaAGCTTCCATACCTCCATCTATTTTGCAGCTCATTTATCTATTGTACCTGTACACAGTACATCTGATACGGTGTAGTTGAATCATATCACGTGCCTCCGGTTCCGgggtgaaaaattgacTCATaggagtgaaaaattccaccTCAGTaaatatttatatatataaatatcGTTAATAtatttctggtttcttctttctgactCATATCTTTGAAACTATCACATACCAGTGGACATTGTAGCCATCATCTACTGCAACTACTTCTACTACTACAGCTGGTACTCTGACCACCACGTAGTCTATTCTgattcaatttcagatcTGAGAAGAGCCAAACAGAACGATCTACACACCTAAGATTCAACTTCACTAGTTAAATTTGATTTCCCGGTTTTGACTTTCATTCACGTTTCAGATATTCATTAATATTCCCAAAATACACATACCATAATGTCAGTTTCTCCTCCGTTGTCGGCCAAGTCGTACAACTCAATAGTGGACCTCAGGTTCACTGCGTCGAAGCCCCAGGGCTGGGTGGTACAGAAATTTGGAGGCACTTCAGTGGGTAAGTTCCCGGAGAATATCGTGGACGATATTGTCCTGGTTTTCTCCAAGACCAACCGTGTCGCTGTAGTATGTTCTGCCAGATCGTCGCAGACAAAAAGTGAAGGTACTACTTCTCGATTGTTGAAAGCAGCAGACATAGCAGCCGAAAGTGGTGATTTTCAATATATGCTTGACgtcattgaagatgatcaTGTCAAGAATGCCGAAGCCAGAGTGAAGAACAAGACTATTCAGCAGAAATTGGTAGCAGACACCAAAAGAGAAATCGCACATGCTGCTGAGCTTCTCAGGGCATGTCAGGTGATTGGAGAAATCAGTGCCAGATCGCTTGACTCCGTCATGTCCATTGGAGAAAAGCTCTCATGTCTCTTTATGGCTGCTCTCATGAACGACCATGGCTTAAAGGCTGTCTATATCGACTTGTCTGATGTCATTCCATTAGACTATGATTTCACCAACGGCTTTGATGacaatttctacaaattctTGTCTCAGCAGTTAAGTAGCAGAGCCTTAGCTTTGAGCGAAGACACTGTTCCTGTCTTGACAGGTTATTTCGGAACAGTCCCTGGAGGATTGTTGAACGGAGTAGGCAGAGGCTACACAGACTTGTGTGCTGCTCTTGTTGCCGTAGGAGTACAGGCAGATGAGTTGCAAGTATGGAAAGAAGTGGACGGTATCTTCACTGCTGATCCTCGTAAGGTGCCTACAGCCAGGTTGTTGGACAGTGTCACACCTGAAGAAGCAGCCGAATTGACATACTACGGCTCGGAAGTCATCCACCCCTTCACGATGGAACAGGTAATAAAAGCCAAGATCCCTATCAGAATCAAAAACGTGGTGAATCCAAAGGGAAGTGGTACCATCATCTTCCCAGATAACGTGGGCAGAAGAGGCGAGGAAACTCCTCCACATCCTCCTGAAGCTTACGAGACGTTATCCAGTAGTTTCGTGCTTAGCCATAAGAAACGTTCTGCTACAGCAATCACTGCCAAACAGGATATCGTAGTCATCAACATACACTCTAATAAGAAGACACTTTCCCACGGGTTTTTAGCCCACATTTTCACAACTTTagacaatttcaagttggttgTTGACTTGATTTCAACCTCAGAAGTTCATGTTTCTATGGCTCTCCAGATCCTGCAAGACCAGGAGctccagttgaagaatgccTTGAAGGATTTGAGAAGAATGGGTACCGTTGATATCACAAGAAATATGACCATCATATCGTTAGTTGGAAAGCAGATGGTCAATTTCATTGGTATTGCCGGTAATATGTTCAAGGTGTTGGCTGATAACAGAATTAATATCGAGATGATCTCACAAGGAGCAAACGAAATCAATATTTCTGCTGTCATCAACGAAAAGGATACGATTAGAGCTCTACAATCGATCCATGCAAAGTTATTGGAAGGTACATTTGGCTTCGACGATCACGTGGAGAGTGCTGTAGACCTCCGTCTTGagtcgttgaagttccaaTAGACTTAGAATAATTATATCATGTATATACACCAAAAAAAGATAGCACTAATTATAGATCCCACTCTACAAATCATAAAAGTCAGGTAAAACAAAAAATTATCATTGGCCAAATAGATCAGAAAGAACTATTGTTATATCAGCAAATAAACCAAATTAAGAACTAGTTTATGAACCCAAGAACCAGCTTATACATCTAGTTTAAAAACCAAGTTCTGACTTACAACTAGATAATCAGCTAGCTGACAGAGCCGGTATACATCTGACGTAGCCAGCCTATAGAACAAGCCTATACCTTATAGAATAGCTATGCTAACTTCAATAGCTCAGATATCAAAGTCACCAGATTCTCTACTACTAGCTTGTCCACCAGCAGACAACTTAGCGTTTTCATCAATCAACTCTTCGAACAGACCAACCATTCCTCCCAACAACTCAGCAGCCAACTTGTGGTAGGCCAATTGGGCTCTGATTAACTCCAAGAACTCTTCTAAAGGTCTGGCGTTTTCCAAAACGTTCTGCATGATGTTAATTGCGTCTTCTACGGTGTTGGCAAACTCATCTTCGGCGTTTTCCATGGCTACTCTCAACTGGGGCTCTTTCACAGCGTTAGTACAGCTAGCCAAAGCAGATCTCAGCAAATCGTAGTCGATTCTCTTCTGATcgactttcttctgaatgTTGTTGCTCTGCGAGATTAACTGTCTCAAAGTTGTAGTCAATggcttgttgaacttggacttgatcaactggTCTTGGCCCAAACGGGCGTTGGcgatcttgttcaaattaGACGAATACAAGTCTAAAGCCTTAATAAGTGGATCCTGGGTAGGAGCTGCACTAGCAGTCAAAACAGAACCGTCTGTAGCTCTTGATAAAGCATGGTACAATGTCTTGGGAGGCTTGAATTCGCCAGTAGAAGGATTAATCAAGGCAGCCTGGGCTTCTGCTGGAGTAGTAGCCTTCAGCAAAGAAGACACTCTGGTAGAAATGTTCTTGCCAAACTCGGCAAACAGCTCCTGGGCGTTGCTGGGATAGTCATAGCTTTCGTTTTCATAGTTGGCTGTGATTTTGAGCACGTTCTTGTACAATTGCTCGATGTGGTTACACTTGGAAGCCAAGTCCAAATACTCAGAGGGCAACTGGCTGATATCATCAACGTTGACTTTaccaattctttcttgtaCGATTCTGTTGGTTCTCTGGGCCAATGGCAAGATctcgttgttgaactcgGTCGAGAGCTTGTCGCCAAAAgacttcaagtctttggtgaagttggaaaagttaAAGGACATGCTTATTTTGGAACTTTTAACTACGGCGATATGGAATtataagaagaaagtatCGCGATCTCGCTTGTTCTTGATCGTTTTGACTAAGTAAAAGATATGTGAATACGTTCTTCAATGCTTTATGAACTGAAATGTCACACAATTGGAACTGTTTGCAATTCGTGGTTCCAAATCTCTTTTATTTCAAATACGCTGTAGATAAAGAGATCTGCTGTCTGATTATTTGCTTCTGACTTTTTTTTCTCAGTGCGAATTAACGCTCCCTGACTGTTTATATGTAGGTTTGGCTCAGTGTTACGAATATAGGCTGAGTATTATCTAGACGTAGTTAACATAGCTAAGGCTACGGTTGCAGGGTGAATTATGGTCCGAAAGCAATTGGAGAATGTAGAGAGTAGTTTAAATATGTACCTTTTTGGggaaaaaataaaaaacTGCAGAAAAATTGAATGTGAGACTGAGTAAGAATCCAAAAGCTTACTGTAATAGATCTGAGAACAGGATGTACGAGATTCAACTTTCGTACAAATACTAAAAAGTGATGGACTGGTCAAGTCTGAATGCCACTCATCTACTTGTCTACTTGTCTATAGTGCAAAATCTTCTAACATCTTATAATAATATCCTATATATTACAACATTTTCAACGCTTCTCtacttttcgcagccatttcgACACCTAAAATTCCAAGCCGTTTTCGAAGAATTCATCTACAGCCTTGGTCAATCTGACACCAGCCTCCTTGAGCTCCTCGTCGTTGTTGGCTGGAGCGTAGGTCAATCTGAGGAAGTTGGCTCTGGCCAAGCTGAACTTCTTATCCACACTCATGTTGAGCCCTGGCACTACACCCACACCGTAGGCAATAAGCTTCCACTCCAACAATTTGATTTTAGCAGCGATATCGGTACCCTCTGGGAAGTTGACGATGAGGGCTGCGAACATTCCAGCGCTGGGATCAATAATGTCGatgtacttcttcttgtaagCCTCAGACTCGTAGATAGCGTCCAACAAAACATCTCTTCTGTGTGCATAGGTAattctcattttcaagatccaTTGCAACCAGCCATCTACACCGCCGAATCTCTGTTGGATGACGTTGTTGACAATCAACTGAGAAGTACCAGAAGGGAATCGGGTGACAAGGGCAGCATAGTTGGAAATAGCCTTAATCGCATCCTTGTGTCCTACAATGAAACCAAGTCTCAAGCCGGGAGCAAACAATTTGGAGAAGGTCTCGATTCTAACAACTCTTCCCTTGGTGTCAAGAGTTAAGTACGAAGGAGTCAAGTGGTCTTTGATGTAATCGTCTACAGTCAAGAAAGtgtccaacttcaagaacgactTAGGTTTCTGGAATGGTGGTAATGTAAGGTATCCATATGGATCGTCTTCGATGATAGCAAAATCGTACTTATCAGCCAACGCGATGACCTTCTTACGGAACTCTACACCTTGGGTCAACCCAGTAGGATTTTGACCAGTAGCAATCGTGTAGAGAGCTtttggtttcttcaatcCAGGCTTGAGAGTTTCCCAGTTTTCTAACAAGTCCTCCAAGTACTCAAGGTCGATACCTTCACTCTTCTGGGAGATATCCAATTTGACAGGAACAGCGATTCCGCCTACCAGTCTAATGTTAGCCAAGAAGGGAGTGAAGGTGAACTCTTCGATCAAGATTACATCCTCAGGgtccaagaacaaatcaGCCACCTTATTCAAGCCATCACCAGCACCAGTGGTGATGATGGTTTCCCAGTCTTCAAACGCAGGCTTGTGCACTCTGGAAATGAATTCCTTCgtgaacttcaacaaaggCGCCAAACCGTTAGTATATGAGTACTGCAATCCCTTGGAGATATCAATCAAATTCTCATCGTCGGTGAATCTGTCGATGCGAACAGTATTGGACTTGGCAGAATCAACCAACTTGTCTGTAGACAGATTCAATGACAAGTTTTCCAACGAAGCATTAGTGACTGGCAACGACAACGACTTTTGGAACGGATAGTCTACCAAGTTGACGTCGATCGAGTCAATGGGAAAGAATCCATTGTTGGGCATTCCCCAGTGCAAAGGCAAGGGCTTTGGGTGGGGCTTGAAGCCCTTGGGAGGTTCATCACTGGGTCCCGTGGCGAAGTGGGTGGTTTCTCTACCAGCAGCTCTTTCGGAAATGAGGTTGGAAATTGTAGACTTTGtcatttttgaagaagggTCAAGAATAAAATAAACTGGAATATTTAGATCTGAAAGATTGCAATCGATCTAAAAAATTGGGGCTAGAAAATATTCAGATATACGAAcggagtgaaaaatccaacTTAGTTATAGATTCTGTTCAAACCAAAATGATCCCCAGACGTTTCAGACTTGGAGGTTGTACTAGCAGCTAACAATGCTATATGGGAAAGTATATAAAGCAAGACGAAAACGGAATTTAAGTCTTCCACTGGCGGAAATCCTGTGGTTTATATACTACCCCGATTACTAAGCTCGGGAGCCATTCCTTATCAGACTAAAAATCCGCACCATATACACTATTAACCACTCGGTGCTAACCTTTACCAACTCGATCTAGGCATGGCGAAGAGCGCAACTTCGGTTGCAACATCAGCCACGATTATCTCGGTCCAGCAATGAAGGATTTTtatgtctttttcttgaaaaaaGTGTTGGTTGTGCTGACttggatttttcaattttaaGAAGATCATATCTACATATTTTATCGGTTCTTATCTCAAATTCCGAGCCCAACCTCTCAGCTTGGACAATCTGAATTATTCTAAAttatttattctttctaACAAAAGCTCTATTTCTGTCTCTTTCTCGAGTCTCCATTATACCAAGGCATGGGCATGATGGAGAAGGTAAGTATTTCGGAGATTGACTAATCCCAGTCTGTGGTGGCTAACTGTGACTAATATATCTAGGTATTGCAAACTGTGGTGGATAGTCTGAATTGTGCAGTCTGAATCGGCACTTTCCCTGTTGGGCTATTTTTCTGTTTAAGGAAAGTGAATTTGCAATCAGAATgcttttcaacaattctaaAATGATTCACGGTATGAAGTTATTTGTTCCAAATACGTAAGACTTCAATCAATTCAATACTTCTGTCCTCTTGCAAAAGCCTCCGCATGCTGGTAGCTACTAATCTTTGTTCAATCCCACAAAAATTTATGGCTATCATTCCTCGCAATATTGTTACATGCTCTTTATTCTATTATACATTATTGAAGATACATTTTGTATTATACATGCTACCTACATCACCTGATCGTCTCCAAGAATCTCATCCTCTAAGTAGTTTACATTCTGACATGCTCGGTACTCTTCGATAACACTAGCAACACTTTCTCGACATTCGTTGAACATCTCCATTACTTTGGCAATCTCCAGTCGATCCTTGGACCCAGTGTAGGAGTTGACGTATGCTTCTCGCTTGGCCAAAAGATCGTACTGCTTCAATATCTTGGTGAATACCAGCACTATGGACGTATTGTTCGAGACTTGTACTCCACTGATATTCTTTTGTCCATTTTCTTTAGCCTGTAGGAATGGCGATTTCTTGCCATGTACCAATTGTATAGAGGTAGGAGCCCAGGGCACAAAGTCGACTCTCAGCTGGGCTTTGATTGTACCCTTTCTGATTTCCAGATGGTCTAGGTTGTTGCCTATCAAATAGTTAAGCATTGATGTGTACTGCACAGGCTGGTCTACTCTGTTCATCTTGTATCTGTCGTTGAGAAGCTCTAAGATAGTGTCGTATTCGTTTGAATACACATGCTTGTTCGTCTGGGATGCGAATGGAGAAATCGATGtcgtcaagaacttcaagtctGGCGTAGGTACCAACGTAGAAAGTATGGATTCAATAGAACTATACATGTACCCAGGAAACCGCAAAGGATTTGATATGCTGGCCAGAACATAGGCAATCAACTTATTTGCGCCATCATAGCCATCGCCGTGGTTTCCATGAGTATTGAAGAGCAAGTTCTGGATCGAATTCAAGGCGTCGTTGTGGTACACAAACGTAGCATCACTGTACTCGATTAGTCTGTGTAAAGTCAAAACTGTGTTATATGGCTGAACAACAACGTCCGACGTCTTTTCGTTGGAGGgaaaaatcagaaaagtGTTGATAAGCTTCTTGCTGCCGTATCTGTCActcaacttttcaagaagcAAAGATCCTACACCTGATCCAGTTCCTCCCGCTACACTATGGAAGAGCTGGAAATTGGCAAGATTGTCACATTTGTCCACTTCTCTGTCGATCAAATTAagcaattcttcttccttttcctGGCCATACTCATACCCGTGTTTCCAGTTATTTCCAGCTCCACTGCCCTGTTCGCTGAGATGAATATTACGAGGATTATACATCGGCAAGGAATTTACACATTTAGAAATAACAGAGGGCTCCAAGTCAATAAGTACCGACCGAGGCGTATACTTATTATTGTCGGATAATGTGAAGAACAATTCTGGTCGGTCGTCCCTGTATTGGCCTGAGTTGGAATCTTTTGTGTGTTCGTCATTTTCGTTATCTATGCCTTGCGCTCGGAATCCCAATCCTGTGTTGCTAGGATACGGTGATGCACTTCCATCGGCCGCTATTCCATGCTCAATAGCTAGTTGGTTCCAGTACTGAAGTGCTACCTGGTTTCCACATTGTCCTGTTTGAAGAGTAATAGTTTCGCTGGTTGAGTTAGTATTAGATTCTGAAGTCAATGATATTCAGAGAAGTTTACGTACCCTGGCATTTTTCACCTTTTAAAATCGCTTTCTTTTGCTCAATTCAAATATGATGTATGTCCATGTAAGCTGAGCACGTCTGTAGTTCAGTTACTTTGCAATGTGGAGATTCAAGCGGTGTACTGCGGAGTTTTCTATATGgagatttgaaaaagtaatggattttatttttgtagaCGCGGTTTCTCCATAAACGTAAACATACGTTATAATTTAGTGCTGATTGAAAATGGGTTATATACAGTCCTATAACTGTTGATCTCTCCCAGCTCTTCTCCCTTAAGTATAAAAGAGTAGTTGAAATCTATTTAAAACAGGTGGTCTCTTCTGTGAACTACTATTCATCCTTCTTATCCCCCAGTTTCAGCTTTCCGTGTATAATTTATCTACCTTCTGCTTCTAGGTGAAATCAGAAGTTGCATCCTATATATTTTGCTTATACTCACGTGATCCATACCGAACAACCACGAAATCAATATCTTACTGTTGTACCAGGTAGAAGCTCCACCAGACATTCAAAGCTACTTCCTTCTAGTTCATctaatttttttcaatttaaCATATATGTAATAACGATATAAAATATAAATAGATTTTGCAAGCCTACTCCAGAGCTAGGAACATTTTCCTGTGACAGTTTTTGCATAACTGTGTACTTTTGAAtaatatcttcaaaatcataAAGCTATAATGTGACATGAGTGATCTCGCCTGTTTGTGCAAGAATCTTCATTAGTTTCCGATGCATCGAACCAAATCTTAAGGTTAGTCAAGTTGGCGAGCAATCATCAAATAAGGGCAAATAATGGGCAAGCGGATTTCTGATTGTTTTTTAAATATTAGTTTGGTATAATCAGGGAGTGTCAATAGCTAACTGGAAGTACTTGGAGCATGCAGAAAAACAACGGGGGAATAATAAATTTTGAATAGAAAGGAAATGGGGTGGGGAAACATAAAATTAGGTTAATGGGCCTAACCATAAGTCATTAATTGGGGTTGgattcattttcttttaGGCttggaagttgttgaacttaGTAGGCAAcagctcttcttcttctctttctcttacAAGTAACTGGACCCGATGGTGTGCTTGATGGAAGGTCGGTTCCACACTTACCGAGGAAAGCGTTCAAAGCGTTTGCAATCACGGTATTCAAGGTTTGGAGGTTGAAGAAAGCTTCAAACAAACTTGGAATCAACCCAGAGTCAGCAAGATCACTGATAAGTTCTGGAATTGTGATAGCATCCTGTTCGAACAATTGCTGGATCAAATCAGCACCCCAAGTGTAGAATTGTTCGTCAGTGACTAAAGCGTTGACGACTTGAGAAGCTAAACCGGAAGACTTCAATGATTCCATCAATGATGTAAGCAAATCTTCTCTCTTGTACTGTTGTCTTTGTATTTCTCTCTTGGCTGGAAGCAAATCTTCTCTCTTGGCCACAGCAGAGGTGGTACTTCCACCGCCACCAAGAAGCAAGTTACCAATGAACTTGAGCGCAACTTTGTAAACAGTTGCGTAGAACTGACAGTTGGAGATAACATCTTGAATGACTTGAACTGCCAAACCGGAGTCGTTCAAAGCTTTAAGCAAGGTGTCAAGATTGACAATACCACTCTTGAGCGCGGCGACGATAACGTTAGTGGCAATGGAAGACAACGTGGGATCGTCAATGAAGTAAGTAATGATACCAGGAGCCAAGTTGGTATTCTTGATGGCAGTCAACACATCGGTGACAATTTGGTTCTCTCTCTTGGCGATCTCTTCTATGGACATGGTATGTCTCTTGGAAGCAAAAGAGTTGATTCTGGCAATGGACATCTCAAGATGGTCAGTTTCTCTCTTGGTCAAATCAGttgtggtggtggtg
Protein-coding regions in this window:
- the HOM3 gene encoding aspartate kinase (L-aspartate 4-P- transferase) codes for the protein MSVSPPLSAKSYNSIVDLRFTASKPQGWVVQKFGGTSVGKFPENIVDDIVSVFSKTNRVAVVCSARSSQTKSEGTTSRLLKAADIAAESGDFQYMLDVIEDDHVKNAEARVKNKTIQQKLVADTKREIAHAAELLRACQVIGEISARSLDSVMSIGEKLSCLFMAALMNDHGLKAVYIDLSDVIPLDYDFTNGFDDNFYKFLSQQLSSRALALSEDTVPVLTGYFGTVPGGLLNGVGRGYTDLCAALVAVGVQADELQVWKEVDGIFTADPRKVPTARLLDSVTPEEAAELTYYGSEVIHPFTMEQVIKAKIPIRIKNVVNPKGSGTIIFPDNVGRRGEETPPHPPEAYETLSSSFVLSHKKRSATAITAKQDIVVINIHSNKKTLSHGFLAHIFTTLDNFKLVVDLISTSEVHVSMALQISQDQELQLKNALKDLRRMGTVDITRNMTIISLVGKQMVNFIGIAGNMFKVLADNRINIEMISQGANEINISAVINEKDTIRALQSIHAKLLEGTFGFDDHVESAVDLRLESLKFQ
- the TUB4 gene encoding Gamma tubulin (spindle pole body component that organizes both cytoplasmic and nuclear microtubule arrays) — translated: MYNPRNIHLSEQGSGAGNNWKHGYEYGQEKEEELLNLIDREVDKCDNLANFQLFHSVAGGTGSGVGSLLLEKLSDRYGSKKLINTFSIFPSNEKTSDVVVQPYNTVLTLHRLIEYSDATFVYHNDALNSIQNLLFNTHGNHGDGYDGANKLIAYVSASISNPLRFPGYMYSSIESILSTLVPTPDLKFLTTSISPFASQTNKHVYSNEYDTILELLNDRYKMNRVDQPVQYTSMLNYLIGNNLDHSEIRKGTIKAQSRVDFVPWAPTSIQLVHGKKSPFLQAKENGQKNISGVQVSNNTSIVSVFTKILKQYDLLAKREAYVNSYTGSKDRSEIAKVMEMFNECRESVASVIEEYRACQNVNYLEDEILGDDQVM
- the OPS4.1 gene encoding hypothetical GPI-anchored cell wall protein (opaque-phase-specific protein OP4 precursor); the protein is MKLSVTTTTLALAILSSVAAAPTATTTTTDLTKRETDHLEMSIARINSFASKRHTMSIEEIAKRENQIVTDVLTAIKNTNLAPGIITYFIDDPTLSSIATNVIVAALKSGIVNLDTLLKALNDSGLAVQVIQDVISNCQFYATVYKVALKFIGNLLLGGGGSTTSAVAKREDLLPAKREIQRQQYKREDLLTSLMESLKSSGLASQVVNALVTDEQFYTWGADLIQQLFEQDAITIPELISDLADSGLIPSLFEAFFNLQTLNTVIANALNAFLGKCGTDLPSSTPSGPVTCKRKRRRRAVAY
- the GVP32 gene encoding Golgi vesicle protein (Golgi vesicle protein similar to GVP36), translating into MSFNFSNFTKDLKSFGDKLSTEFNNEILPLAQRTNRIVQERIGKVNVDDISQLPSEYLDLASKCNHIEQLYKNVLKITANYENESYDYPSNAQESFAEFGKNISTRVSSLSKATTPAEAQAALINPSTGEFKPPKTLYHALSRATDGSVLTASAAPTQDPLIKALDLYSSNLNKIANARLGQDQLIKSKFNKPLTTTLRQLISQSNNIQKKVDQKRIDYDLSRSALASCTNAVKEPQLRVAMENAEDEFANTVEDAINIMQNVLENARPLEEFLELIRAQLAYHKLAAELLGGMVGSFEELIDENAKLSAGGQASSRESGDFDI
- the ARO9.1 gene encoding aromatic amino acid aminotransferase II, translating into MTKSTISNLISERAAGRETTHFATGPSDEPPKGFKPHPKPLPLHWGMPNNGFFPIDSIDVNLVDYPFQKSLSLPVTNASLENLSLNSSTDKLVDSAKSNTVRIDRFTDDENLIDISKGLQYSYTNGLAPLLKFTKEFISRVHKPAFEDWETIITTGAGDGLNKVADLFLDPEDVILIEEFTFTPFLANIRSVGGIAVPVKLDISQKSEGIDLEYLEDLLENWETLKPGLKKPKALYTIATGQNPTGLTQGVEFRKKVIALADKYDFAIIEDDPYGYLTLPPFQKPKSFLKLDTFLTVDDYIKDHLTPSYLTLDTKGRVVRIETFSKLFAPGLRLGFIVGHKDAIKAISNYAALVTRFPSGTSQLIVNNVIQQRFGGVDGWLQWILKMRITYAHRRDVLLDAIYESEAYKKKYIDIIDPSAGMFAALIVNFPEGTDIAAKIKLLEWKLIAYGVGVVPGLNMSVDKKFSLARANFLRLTYAPANNDEELKEAGVRLTKAVDEFFENGLEF